The Candidatus Anstonellales archaeon DNA window GGTTTGAGGAGCGCTCTCTGGGTGATGCAGTATGTGGAAATGGGTTTTGGAGGCTTTTTCTGATTCTCCTGCAAAGTTAGCTGTAGCAAGAAAAATGATTGAAAATGGACTCTGTTTGAACAAAGATGGAAAAGTCTGCTGCGGGGATATTGAAATAAAGGAAATTAGCCTTGCAAAAGCTTGTGGCGTTGATAGGAGAGTAGTGTCTGCAACTATAAAAAGGATACTGGCAGATGAGAGGCTTTCAGTCATTTTCTTGAAAATAAGGCCTGCAGGAGCTATGCTCAAAGATATTGCCCAAGAGTTCGGGTTTGGTGTTGTTGAACTCGAGGCTGATGCAAAGAGACCTGCGATTATTGCAAATGCAACGCGCTTTTTGGGAAATGCAGGTATAAGTATAAGACAGATATATGCAAAAGACCCGGATCTTTTCGAGAATCCAACTCTAATAATAATAGCTGAAAAGAGGATACCGGGTAACCTCTTAAATAGTTTTAGGCGGATTCCGGGGGTGAGGAAAGTCAGTATACTATAATTATAAAGGAGTAGGTTGAAAATATTCAGATAGTGCAAGGATGTGCTGCTTCTTTTTTGTAGCTGTTAGTAAAATAGCTGGGTGGCGGCTTTTCTTGCAGATAAATAGAATGTAGGTGAGAAAAGAAATGAATGAAGAACGTGAAGGAAGAGGAAGATTCGGAGCAGGACGGGAGATGTACAATGTAACTTGTTCTGACTGTGGGCAAGGAGCTCAAGTTCCCTTTAAGCCTACCGAAGGAAGGCCCGTATATTGCCGCGAGTGTTATAGAAAACATAGGAAATTCTAAGACTAAGAACAGAATAGTTGAATGGCTATGTTAGAGAGAACATTAGAATTTCCCTTTTTTTCTTTTTTTAACACAAGAAAAAGAATTTAAAGTTTATATAAGTTATGAATGAAACTAGGAGGTGATATTTTAATGGGAAAGGAAACCGGCATATTGGGTATTGTAGGGCCGTATTCTTATATAGTTGGTGTCATAGTTGCCCTACTTGCTGGGATAGTATCGCCTGGCAATGGAGTAATCATGTGGGTATTGGGAGTGCTAGGGTTGCTCGTTGGGTTGTTGAATGTTACTGACAAAGAAGTTCAGTTGTTTCTTACAGCAGCAATTGCATTTTTACTATCAGCCAACTCGCTCGTAGGATTGTCAGCAGTACTTCCAACACTCGGAGAGTGGATGCCAAAGGTTCTTTCTTATTTGGTTGTCTTCACGGCTCCGGCTGCTGCGATAGTTGCAATCAAGGCACTCTATGAAGTATCAAGGGATAGATAAAACAAGAGATGGTTGAAAGAAAGGAGAGATAATGGGCTTCTCCCATCTCTTTGTTGTATTTTTTTCTATTTTTTTGTTTTTTATCATTGGCCTTACGAAAAGCTATTGGAAACTAGAAAGAATATTGCGGCTGCGGTCTACAAGGAGCTTCATTTTTATGCAGTAGCTTTCTTTCGGCTTATAGGGATTTTATGATTTTAAAGTAAAAGAATTAAAAGATTAAATTATGATTCGACACTTTCTATGACTATCTTTCCTTCTTTTATAATTTTTAGCTGGCAAGCAAGTCTCTGGTTTTCGCGAGCAGAAGCCCCTTCAAGAGTCATCTTTTCATTATCTTCTTTTTCGGATAGGCATTCGGCCCCTTCCAGAACGTTACAGAGACAGGTAGTGCAAACACCTGCTCGACAGGTAAAAGGATAAAAGATTTTGTTTTTATCGGAGATTTCTGGAATCGTTGAACCTACAGCGGCTTCAACTTCCTTTTTCTGGGTTTTAAAGATTATTTTTGCCATGGAACTTTTTTAGAGCCGATTAGTTTTTATGAATTGATACTATTTTGTTGGTTAAATCTATTCTGGCCACCATACAGACCCTCTTGCGCTGTTTGAAAGGTCGCTTCCAACAATTGCCATTGGGTCCTCTTTGTTTTTGCGAAGTATTGCCTTTAAGGTATCATTTGCAAGCACAATGCCCTGCTTTGTAATATAAAAATAAAGTTTTTCTAAAAGACCGAATACTTTCTGTGGTAATGTATTGCTCTCCCTCTCTTTTGATATTTTGAGAATTCCGTCTTGCATTTGTGAGTAGATTATAGCGTCTAACCTTGCATTTGTTTCTTTTCCATCTTTTAAATCGTGGAATAGAGCAACGAGCTCTTGAGGGGAAAGTCTCTTATTAGAGTTGGGAGGAAGCCAAAGGCGAGTGTGTCCTTTCCCAAAATCGTTTATCTGTTTTAGCCAGTAGAATATTTTGCCATTAGCCAAAAAAAAGTAGAGGCGAGGTTGGCTGTGAGAGTCTGATTCGTATATCTTCTGTGTTCTAAAACGCTCTGCCATCTCCTGACAAAAGGCAAGGTTTAGTGTAGTCTTTGAAAGCTTTGTGCCAT harbors:
- a CDS encoding CxxC-x17-CxxC domain-containing protein, with amino-acid sequence MNEEREGRGRFGAGREMYNVTCSDCGQGAQVPFKPTEGRPVYCRECYRKHRKF
- a CDS encoding 2Fe-2S iron-sulfur cluster-binding protein; this encodes MAKIIFKTQKKEVEAAVGSTIPEISDKNKIFYPFTCRAGVCTTCLCNVLEGAECLSEKEDNEKMTLEGASARENQRLACQLKIIKEGKIVIESVES